A portion of the Corynebacterium jeikeium genome contains these proteins:
- the ctaD gene encoding cytochrome c oxidase subunit I — MTAVAPRPDHGVVAPERPQPFGHERKGSWAWEMLTTTDHKKLGIMYIIMSFSFFFVGGLMALLIRAELFAPGLQFLSNEQFNQMFTMHGTVMLLLFGTPIVWGFANYILPLQIGAPDVAFPRLNAFGFWLTTIGGILMLSGFLTPGGAADFGWTMYSPLSDPIHSPGVGSDLWIVGVGVGGVGTIASAINMTTTVLCLRAPGMTMFRMPIFTWNILVTSILALLIFPILTAAALGVLYDRKLGGHIYDPANGGAMLWQHLFWFFGHPEVYVLLLPFVGIITEVVPVFSRKPLFGYAGMVFATLSIAGLSMAVWAHHMFVTGGVLLPFFSFMTFLISVPTGVKFINWMGTMWRGHMTFEAPMTFALGFIVTFLFGGLTGIMLASPPLDFHVSDTYFVVAHFHYTLFGTLVFASYSGVYFWFPKMTGRMLDEKLAKVHFWLTFIGFNLTFLVQHWLGNEGMPRRYADYLETDGFTTLNMISTVGAFILGLSVIPFVWNVFKSWRYGEVVTVDDPWGYGNSLEWATSCPPPRHNFTSMPRIRSERPAFELHYPHMVERQRAEAHVGRQL; from the coding sequence ATGACTGCAGTAGCGCCTCGTCCAGATCATGGCGTTGTAGCGCCGGAACGGCCGCAGCCGTTCGGACATGAGCGTAAGGGCAGCTGGGCGTGGGAAATGCTGACCACGACCGACCACAAGAAGCTGGGCATCATGTACATCATTATGTCCTTCTCGTTCTTCTTTGTCGGCGGTCTGATGGCTCTGCTTATCCGTGCTGAGCTCTTCGCCCCAGGACTTCAGTTCCTTTCTAACGAGCAGTTCAACCAGATGTTCACCATGCACGGCACGGTGATGCTGCTTCTGTTCGGTACCCCGATTGTTTGGGGTTTTGCTAACTACATTCTGCCACTTCAGATTGGTGCTCCGGACGTGGCTTTCCCGCGTCTGAACGCTTTCGGCTTCTGGCTGACCACCATTGGTGGCATTCTGATGCTGTCGGGCTTCCTGACCCCGGGTGGTGCTGCTGACTTCGGTTGGACCATGTACTCCCCGCTGTCTGACCCGATTCACTCTCCGGGTGTCGGTTCTGACCTGTGGATTGTCGGTGTCGGTGTTGGTGGTGTCGGTACCATCGCTTCCGCCATTAACATGACCACCACTGTCCTGTGCCTCCGTGCACCAGGCATGACCATGTTCCGTATGCCAATCTTCACCTGGAACATCCTGGTTACCTCGATCCTGGCTCTGCTGATCTTCCCGATTCTGACTGCAGCTGCTCTTGGTGTTTTGTACGACCGTAAGCTGGGCGGTCACATTTACGACCCGGCAAACGGTGGCGCAATGCTGTGGCAGCACCTGTTCTGGTTCTTCGGTCACCCAGAGGTCTACGTCCTGCTGTTGCCGTTCGTGGGCATCATCACCGAGGTCGTTCCGGTCTTTTCCCGTAAGCCGCTGTTCGGCTACGCAGGTATGGTCTTCGCAACCCTGTCTATTGCAGGTCTGTCCATGGCTGTGTGGGCACACCACATGTTCGTGACCGGTGGCGTTCTGCTTCCGTTCTTCTCGTTCATGACCTTCCTGATTTCGGTCCCGACCGGTGTTAAGTTCATCAACTGGATGGGCACCATGTGGCGTGGCCACATGACCTTCGAGGCTCCGATGACTTTCGCTCTCGGCTTCATCGTGACCTTCCTGTTCGGTGGTTTGACCGGTATTATGCTGGCTTCCCCACCGCTGGACTTCCACGTCTCTGATACTTACTTCGTCGTGGCGCACTTCCACTACACCCTGTTCGGTACCCTGGTCTTCGCTTCCTACTCGGGCGTTTACTTCTGGTTCCCGAAGATGACTGGTCGTATGCTCGACGAGAAGCTGGCAAAGGTTCACTTCTGGCTGACCTTCATCGGCTTCAACCTGACCTTCCTGGTCCAGCACTGGCTGGGTAACGAGGGTATGCCGCGTCGTTACGCCGACTACCTCGAGACTGACGGTTTCACCACCCTGAACATGATCTCCACCGTTGGTGCGTTCATCCTGGGTCTGTCTGTTATCCCGTTTGTCTGGAACGTCTTCAAGTCCTGGCGCTACGGTGAGGTCGTCACTGTTGATGACCCGTGGGGTTACGGTAACTCCCTCGAGTGGGCTACTTCTTGCCCGCCGCCGCGCCACAACTTCACCTCGATGCCGCGCATCCGCTCGGAGCGCCCGGCGTTCGAGCTGCACTACCCGCACATGGTTGAGCGTCAGCGCGCAGAGGCCCACGTTGGTCGTCAGCTCTAA